A DNA window from Tachysurus vachellii isolate PV-2020 chromosome 20, HZAU_Pvac_v1, whole genome shotgun sequence contains the following coding sequences:
- the aak1b gene encoding AP2-associated protein kinase 1 isoform X2, with protein MKKFFDSRRELVSVGPGSGGGGGSSGVGGNFIGRTFIIGHHQVTVEETLAEGGFAIVFLVRTNQGVRCALKRMYVNNEHDLQVCRREIQIMRDLSGHKNIVGYVDSSVTAVGGGDVWEVLILMDVCKGGQVVNLMNQRLQTGFTETEVLQIFCDTCEAVAQLHQYKTPIIHRDLKVENILLHDQGHYVLCDFGSATKKFQNPQSDGVTVVEEEIKKYTTLSYRAPEMVNLYNGKLITTKADIWALGCLLYKLCFFSLPFGESQVAICDGSFTIPDNSRYSSDMHCLIRYMLEPDPDKRPDIYQVSHFAFRLARRECPVQNTQNSPLPTKLPEPIRASEAAAAKKSQTQTKARLTDPIPTTETSITPRQRPKAAQAQPIGGVLQIQPAALTPRKRAVSVNLAQPAAALQSQMTHSSTQPQHKQPVQPIPVSIPVSGSVTPPVTSPAPPAVTSPAPQKTTPTPSSPVPPTAPARSAKRKQQQQQTQQPPAQHQIQPLAAQPLEAMPTPTPPVQPSAGEMPTNMGLSQTPPSSPKTQKAGHRRIQSDVTHSAMVGVSASQSTQQLQAATAEANLNKSKSASATPSNSPQSSQQSVYESGQQCGATTSVPNLVTTSTQSLATSSAPPAPSLSTPSAQSLGTTAALSLGALDQPSWNPFGDDNFSKLTAEELLNKNFSKLSKETAEPPSICTEELLPGLDSVEPITQPSAERPADILGLDSGADLLAVPEKLIEGLKSPDASLMLPDLLSLSDPFGSSVEDMRDGSAEVCVDSLIPGLEAPQVHSVQSDAVRTDTLSGEDSLLGSPFSSGPAPYLDEFAPVSGGSVHSMTDSTCLISGFEPPGSDKSADDEFDPIPVLVSKTSQGEPISMNGYVPGAQEQDKEKEETFTIVPSADVFSLAPFPSRQQDVFLQAPFGPRNNVSVLQQPVTVNYAISSARQQPIAAHGVGPRPVTAVRQQPINVPHVAHHVFSSVKQQPETAHCVVSSVGQQPITAHSVVSSGGQQPITAHRVVSNVGQQPITAHRVVSSVGQQAAVGSVSVGPLYSWTLDVRTSVHARYHQEKP; from the exons ATGAAGAAGTTTTTCGACTCTCGGAGGGAGCTGGTTAGTGTTGGTCCTGGTtctggaggtggaggaggatcCAGTGGAGTCGGTGGGAACTTCATTGGAAGGACCTTCATCATCGGACATCATCAGGTCACCGTGGAGGAAACCCTCGCTGAAG GTGGTTTCGCCATCGTGTTTTTGGTTCGGACCAATCAGGGTGTTCGGTGTGCACTGAAGAGAATGTACGTGAATAACGAACACGATCTGCAGGTGTGTCGCCGCGAAATTCAAATCATG AGGGATCTCTCAGGCCATAAGAACATCGTGGGCTACGTGGATTCGAGTGTGACGGCTGTAGGCGGCGGTGATGTATGGGAGGTTCTTATCCTCATGGACGTATGTAAAG gcgGTCAGGTGGTGAATCTGATGAACCAGCGCCTTCAGACGGGATTCACAGAGACAGAAGTGTTGCAGATTTTCTGTGATACATGTGAAGCTGTAGCTCAACTGCACCAGTATAAAACTCCCATAATACATCGGGACCTTAag gtggaGAATATCCTGTTGCATGATCAGGGACATTATGTACTGTGTGATTTCGGCAGCGCTACCAAGAAGTTCCAAAACCCCCAGAGTGACGGAGTGACTGTTGTGGAAGAAGAGATAAAAAA gtacacCACTCTCTCATACCGAGCTCCTGAGATGGTGAACCTGTATAACGGTAAACTTATCACAACCAAAGCAGACATCTGG gctcTGGGCTGCTTGCTGTACAAGCTGTGCTTTTTCTCGTTGCCTTTCGGAGAGAGTCAGGTGGCTATATGTGACGGGAGCTTCACCATCCCGGATAACTCCCGTTACTCCTCCGACATGCACTGTCTGATCC GCTACATGCTGGAGCCCGATCCGGATAAACGGCCCGATATTTATCAGGTGTCTCACTTTGCTTTCCGACTTGCTCGACGTGAATGTCCTGTCCAAAACACACag aaTTCCCCTCTTCCCACCAAGCTCCCTGAGCCAATAAGAGCAAGTGAGGCAGCAGCGGCAAAGAAGAGCCAAACACAGACCAAGGCCAG actcaCAGATCCCATTCCCACTACTGAGACATCCATCACACCACGTCAGAGGCCCAAAGCTGCTCAGGCTCAGCCAATAGGGGGTGTCCTGCAAATCCAACCTGCTGCACTCACACCACGCAAGAGAG CTGTGAGTGTGAATTTGGCCCAGCCAGCCGCAGCACTGCAGTCCCAGATGACACACTCCTCTACCCAGCCTCAGCACAAACAG CCTGTGCAGCCAATCCCAGTCTCAATACCTGTATCCGGAAGTGTAACTCCACCggtgacaagccccgcccctccAGCAGTAACAAGTCCTGCTCCTCAGAAAACCACGCCCACTCCGTCGAGTCCGGTTCCACCCACTGCTCCAGCACGTAGTGCCAAgcgcaaacaacaacaacaacaaactcaACAGCCACCAGCACAACATCAAATACAGCCTCTTGCAGCACAGCCACTTGAAGCCATGCCTACACCCACCCCACCTGTCCAGCCCTCTGCTGGGGAAATG CCTACCAATATGGGCCTCTCCCAAACCCCGCCTTCTTCCCCAAAGACCCAGAAGGCAGGGCATCGACGCATCCagagtgatgtcacacacagtGCAATGGTTGGTGTGTCCGCAAGCCAGTCAACGCAGCAGCTACAGGCTGCTACAGCTGAGGCGAACCTCAACAAATCCAA GTCAGCCAGCGCCACTCCATCCAACTCACCACAGTCTTCCCAGCAGAGTGTGTATGAATCCGGTCAGCAGTGTGGAGCCACCACTTCTGTCCCAAATCTTGTCACCACTTCTACTCAAAGTCTTGCCACTTCTTCTGCCCCTCCTGCCCCGAGTCTAAGCACACCTTCCGCTCAGAGTCTTGGCACCACAGCTGCTTTGAGTCTTGGTGCCCTGGACCAGCCGTCCTGGAACCCCTTCGGAGATGACAACTTCTCCAAACTGACTGCAGAGGAACTGCTTAACAAAAACTTTAGCAAACTCTCCAAAG aaaCTGCAGAGCCTCCAAGCATTTGCACAGAGGAACTTCTCCCTGGACTGGACTCTGTTGAACCCATTACTCAGCcttcag CTGAAAGACCTGCTGATATCCTGGGGTTGGATTCAGGTGCTGATTTGCTGGCAGTACCCG AAAAGCTAATAGAAGGTCTGAAGTCTCCAGACGCGTCTCTTATGCTGCCTGATCTCCTGTCACTGTCTGACCCATTCGGCAGTTCTGTAGAAGACATGAGAGATG GAAgtgctgaggtgtgtgtggactCGCTGATTCCAGGGCTGGAGGCTCCTCAGGTTCATTCCGTGCAGTCGGATGCAGTGAGGACAG ACACTCTGAGTGGAGAAGACTCTCTATTGGGCAGTCCGTTCTCCTCTGGCCCCGCCCCCTATCTAGATGAATTTGCACCGGTGTCAGGTGGATCTGTCCACAGCATGACAG ACTCGACATGCTTGATCTCTGGCTTTGAGCCACCAGGTTCAGACAAAAGTGCAGATGACGAGTTTGACCCGATCCCAGTGCTCGTCTCCAAAACGTCTCAAG GTGAGCCAATCAGCATGAATGGTTACGTACCTGGAGCTCAGGAACAGGACAAGGAGAAGGAGGAAACTTTCACTATCGTCCCCTCCGCGGATGTTTTCTCCCTTGCTCCCTTCCCTTCCAGGCAGCAAGACGTTTTCCTACAGGCTCCGTTTGGGCCTCGTAATAATGTTTCAGTGCTGCAGCAGCCAGTGACTGTGAATTATGCCATATCCAGTGCGAGACAGCAGCCAATCGCTGCACATGGTGTCGGCCCACGTCCAGTTACGGCTGTCAGACAGCAACCAATCAACGTGCCCCATGTAGCACACCATGTCTTTTCCAGTGTCAAACAGCAGCCAGAGACAGCACACTGTGTTGTGTCCAGTGTGGGACAGCAGCCAATCACAGCGCACAGTGTTGTGTCCAGTGGGGGACAGCAGCCAATCACAGCGCACCGTGTTGTGTCCAATGTGGGACAGCAGCCAATCACGGCGCATCGTGTTGTGTCCAGTGTGGGACAGCAGGCTGCAGTTGGCTCTGTCTCTGTTGGGCCACTTTATTCCTGGACTTTGGATGTCAGAACATCAGTTCATGCCAGGTATCATCAGGAGAAGCCTTAA
- the aak1b gene encoding AP2-associated protein kinase 1 isoform X1: MKKFFDSRRELVSVGPGSGGGGGSSGVGGNFIGRTFIIGHHQVTVEETLAEGGFAIVFLVRTNQGVRCALKRMYVNNEHDLQVCRREIQIMRDLSGHKNIVGYVDSSVTAVGGGDVWEVLILMDVCKGGQVVNLMNQRLQTGFTETEVLQIFCDTCEAVAQLHQYKTPIIHRDLKVENILLHDQGHYVLCDFGSATKKFQNPQSDGVTVVEEEIKKYTTLSYRAPEMVNLYNGKLITTKADIWALGCLLYKLCFFSLPFGESQVAICDGSFTIPDNSRYSSDMHCLIRYMLEPDPDKRPDIYQVSHFAFRLARRECPVQNTQNSPLPTKLPEPIRASEAAAAKKSQTQTKARLTDPIPTTETSITPRQRPKAAQAQPIGGVLQIQPAALTPRKRGTPIHSAVSVNLAQPAAALQSQMTHSSTQPQHKQPVQPIPVSIPVSGSVTPPVTSPAPPAVTSPAPQKTTPTPSSPVPPTAPARSAKRKQQQQQTQQPPAQHQIQPLAAQPLEAMPTPTPPVQPSAGEMPTNMGLSQTPPSSPKTQKAGHRRIQSDVTHSAMVGVSASQSTQQLQAATAEANLNKSKSASATPSNSPQSSQQSVYESGQQCGATTSVPNLVTTSTQSLATSSAPPAPSLSTPSAQSLGTTAALSLGALDQPSWNPFGDDNFSKLTAEELLNKNFSKLSKETAEPPSICTEELLPGLDSVEPITQPSAERPADILGLDSGADLLAVPEKLIEGLKSPDASLMLPDLLSLSDPFGSSVEDMRDGSAEVCVDSLIPGLEAPQVHSVQSDAVRTDTLSGEDSLLGSPFSSGPAPYLDEFAPVSGGSVHSMTDSTCLISGFEPPGSDKSADDEFDPIPVLVSKTSQGEPISMNGYVPGAQEQDKEKEETFTIVPSADVFSLAPFPSRQQDVFLQAPFGPRNNVSVLQQPVTVNYAISSARQQPIAAHGVGPRPVTAVRQQPINVPHVAHHVFSSVKQQPETAHCVVSSVGQQPITAHSVVSSGGQQPITAHRVVSNVGQQPITAHRVVSSVGQQAAVGSVSVGPLYSWTLDVRTSVHARYHQEKP, from the exons ATGAAGAAGTTTTTCGACTCTCGGAGGGAGCTGGTTAGTGTTGGTCCTGGTtctggaggtggaggaggatcCAGTGGAGTCGGTGGGAACTTCATTGGAAGGACCTTCATCATCGGACATCATCAGGTCACCGTGGAGGAAACCCTCGCTGAAG GTGGTTTCGCCATCGTGTTTTTGGTTCGGACCAATCAGGGTGTTCGGTGTGCACTGAAGAGAATGTACGTGAATAACGAACACGATCTGCAGGTGTGTCGCCGCGAAATTCAAATCATG AGGGATCTCTCAGGCCATAAGAACATCGTGGGCTACGTGGATTCGAGTGTGACGGCTGTAGGCGGCGGTGATGTATGGGAGGTTCTTATCCTCATGGACGTATGTAAAG gcgGTCAGGTGGTGAATCTGATGAACCAGCGCCTTCAGACGGGATTCACAGAGACAGAAGTGTTGCAGATTTTCTGTGATACATGTGAAGCTGTAGCTCAACTGCACCAGTATAAAACTCCCATAATACATCGGGACCTTAag gtggaGAATATCCTGTTGCATGATCAGGGACATTATGTACTGTGTGATTTCGGCAGCGCTACCAAGAAGTTCCAAAACCCCCAGAGTGACGGAGTGACTGTTGTGGAAGAAGAGATAAAAAA gtacacCACTCTCTCATACCGAGCTCCTGAGATGGTGAACCTGTATAACGGTAAACTTATCACAACCAAAGCAGACATCTGG gctcTGGGCTGCTTGCTGTACAAGCTGTGCTTTTTCTCGTTGCCTTTCGGAGAGAGTCAGGTGGCTATATGTGACGGGAGCTTCACCATCCCGGATAACTCCCGTTACTCCTCCGACATGCACTGTCTGATCC GCTACATGCTGGAGCCCGATCCGGATAAACGGCCCGATATTTATCAGGTGTCTCACTTTGCTTTCCGACTTGCTCGACGTGAATGTCCTGTCCAAAACACACag aaTTCCCCTCTTCCCACCAAGCTCCCTGAGCCAATAAGAGCAAGTGAGGCAGCAGCGGCAAAGAAGAGCCAAACACAGACCAAGGCCAG actcaCAGATCCCATTCCCACTACTGAGACATCCATCACACCACGTCAGAGGCCCAAAGCTGCTCAGGCTCAGCCAATAGGGGGTGTCCTGCAAATCCAACCTGCTGCACTCACACCACGCAAGAGAGGTACACCTATacactcag CTGTGAGTGTGAATTTGGCCCAGCCAGCCGCAGCACTGCAGTCCCAGATGACACACTCCTCTACCCAGCCTCAGCACAAACAG CCTGTGCAGCCAATCCCAGTCTCAATACCTGTATCCGGAAGTGTAACTCCACCggtgacaagccccgcccctccAGCAGTAACAAGTCCTGCTCCTCAGAAAACCACGCCCACTCCGTCGAGTCCGGTTCCACCCACTGCTCCAGCACGTAGTGCCAAgcgcaaacaacaacaacaacaaactcaACAGCCACCAGCACAACATCAAATACAGCCTCTTGCAGCACAGCCACTTGAAGCCATGCCTACACCCACCCCACCTGTCCAGCCCTCTGCTGGGGAAATG CCTACCAATATGGGCCTCTCCCAAACCCCGCCTTCTTCCCCAAAGACCCAGAAGGCAGGGCATCGACGCATCCagagtgatgtcacacacagtGCAATGGTTGGTGTGTCCGCAAGCCAGTCAACGCAGCAGCTACAGGCTGCTACAGCTGAGGCGAACCTCAACAAATCCAA GTCAGCCAGCGCCACTCCATCCAACTCACCACAGTCTTCCCAGCAGAGTGTGTATGAATCCGGTCAGCAGTGTGGAGCCACCACTTCTGTCCCAAATCTTGTCACCACTTCTACTCAAAGTCTTGCCACTTCTTCTGCCCCTCCTGCCCCGAGTCTAAGCACACCTTCCGCTCAGAGTCTTGGCACCACAGCTGCTTTGAGTCTTGGTGCCCTGGACCAGCCGTCCTGGAACCCCTTCGGAGATGACAACTTCTCCAAACTGACTGCAGAGGAACTGCTTAACAAAAACTTTAGCAAACTCTCCAAAG aaaCTGCAGAGCCTCCAAGCATTTGCACAGAGGAACTTCTCCCTGGACTGGACTCTGTTGAACCCATTACTCAGCcttcag CTGAAAGACCTGCTGATATCCTGGGGTTGGATTCAGGTGCTGATTTGCTGGCAGTACCCG AAAAGCTAATAGAAGGTCTGAAGTCTCCAGACGCGTCTCTTATGCTGCCTGATCTCCTGTCACTGTCTGACCCATTCGGCAGTTCTGTAGAAGACATGAGAGATG GAAgtgctgaggtgtgtgtggactCGCTGATTCCAGGGCTGGAGGCTCCTCAGGTTCATTCCGTGCAGTCGGATGCAGTGAGGACAG ACACTCTGAGTGGAGAAGACTCTCTATTGGGCAGTCCGTTCTCCTCTGGCCCCGCCCCCTATCTAGATGAATTTGCACCGGTGTCAGGTGGATCTGTCCACAGCATGACAG ACTCGACATGCTTGATCTCTGGCTTTGAGCCACCAGGTTCAGACAAAAGTGCAGATGACGAGTTTGACCCGATCCCAGTGCTCGTCTCCAAAACGTCTCAAG GTGAGCCAATCAGCATGAATGGTTACGTACCTGGAGCTCAGGAACAGGACAAGGAGAAGGAGGAAACTTTCACTATCGTCCCCTCCGCGGATGTTTTCTCCCTTGCTCCCTTCCCTTCCAGGCAGCAAGACGTTTTCCTACAGGCTCCGTTTGGGCCTCGTAATAATGTTTCAGTGCTGCAGCAGCCAGTGACTGTGAATTATGCCATATCCAGTGCGAGACAGCAGCCAATCGCTGCACATGGTGTCGGCCCACGTCCAGTTACGGCTGTCAGACAGCAACCAATCAACGTGCCCCATGTAGCACACCATGTCTTTTCCAGTGTCAAACAGCAGCCAGAGACAGCACACTGTGTTGTGTCCAGTGTGGGACAGCAGCCAATCACAGCGCACAGTGTTGTGTCCAGTGGGGGACAGCAGCCAATCACAGCGCACCGTGTTGTGTCCAATGTGGGACAGCAGCCAATCACGGCGCATCGTGTTGTGTCCAGTGTGGGACAGCAGGCTGCAGTTGGCTCTGTCTCTGTTGGGCCACTTTATTCCTGGACTTTGGATGTCAGAACATCAGTTCATGCCAGGTATCATCAGGAGAAGCCTTAA
- the aak1b gene encoding AP2-associated protein kinase 1 isoform X3: protein MKKFFDSRRELVSVGPGSGGGGGSSGVGGNFIGRTFIIGHHQVTVEETLAEGGFAIVFLVRTNQGVRCALKRMYVNNEHDLQVCRREIQIMRDLSGHKNIVGYVDSSVTAVGGGDVWEVLILMDVCKGGQVVNLMNQRLQTGFTETEVLQIFCDTCEAVAQLHQYKTPIIHRDLKVENILLHDQGHYVLCDFGSATKKFQNPQSDGVTVVEEEIKKYTTLSYRAPEMVNLYNGKLITTKADIWALGCLLYKLCFFSLPFGESQVAICDGSFTIPDNSRYSSDMHCLIRYMLEPDPDKRPDIYQVSHFAFRLARRECPVQNTQNSPLPTKLPEPIRASEAAAAKKSQTQTKARLTDPIPTTETSITPRQRPKAAQAQPIGGVLQIQPAALTPRKRGTPIHSAVSVNLAQPAAALQSQMTHSSTQPQHKQPVQPIPVSIPVSGSVTPPVTSPAPPAVTSPAPQKTTPTPSSPVPPTAPARSAKRKQQQQQTQQPPAQHQIQPLAAQPLEAMPTPTPPVQPSAGEMPTNMGLSQTPPSSPKTQKAGHRRIQSDVTHSAMVGVSASQSTQQLQAATAEANLNKSKSASATPSNSPQSSQQSVYESGQQCGATTSVPNLVTTSTQSLATSSAPPAPSLSTPSAQSLGTTAALSLGALDQPSWNPFGDDNFSKLTAEELLNKNFSKLSKETAEPPSICTEELLPGLDSVEPITQPSAERPADILGLDSGADLLAVPEKLIEGLKSPDASLMLPDLLSLSDPFGSSVEDMRDGSAEVCVDSLIPGLEAPQVHSVQSDAVRTDTLSGEDSLLGSPFSSGPAPYLDEFAPVSGGSVHSMTDSTCLISGFEPPGSDKSADDEFDPIPVLVSKTSQGGGGSWITCLGKKC, encoded by the exons ATGAAGAAGTTTTTCGACTCTCGGAGGGAGCTGGTTAGTGTTGGTCCTGGTtctggaggtggaggaggatcCAGTGGAGTCGGTGGGAACTTCATTGGAAGGACCTTCATCATCGGACATCATCAGGTCACCGTGGAGGAAACCCTCGCTGAAG GTGGTTTCGCCATCGTGTTTTTGGTTCGGACCAATCAGGGTGTTCGGTGTGCACTGAAGAGAATGTACGTGAATAACGAACACGATCTGCAGGTGTGTCGCCGCGAAATTCAAATCATG AGGGATCTCTCAGGCCATAAGAACATCGTGGGCTACGTGGATTCGAGTGTGACGGCTGTAGGCGGCGGTGATGTATGGGAGGTTCTTATCCTCATGGACGTATGTAAAG gcgGTCAGGTGGTGAATCTGATGAACCAGCGCCTTCAGACGGGATTCACAGAGACAGAAGTGTTGCAGATTTTCTGTGATACATGTGAAGCTGTAGCTCAACTGCACCAGTATAAAACTCCCATAATACATCGGGACCTTAag gtggaGAATATCCTGTTGCATGATCAGGGACATTATGTACTGTGTGATTTCGGCAGCGCTACCAAGAAGTTCCAAAACCCCCAGAGTGACGGAGTGACTGTTGTGGAAGAAGAGATAAAAAA gtacacCACTCTCTCATACCGAGCTCCTGAGATGGTGAACCTGTATAACGGTAAACTTATCACAACCAAAGCAGACATCTGG gctcTGGGCTGCTTGCTGTACAAGCTGTGCTTTTTCTCGTTGCCTTTCGGAGAGAGTCAGGTGGCTATATGTGACGGGAGCTTCACCATCCCGGATAACTCCCGTTACTCCTCCGACATGCACTGTCTGATCC GCTACATGCTGGAGCCCGATCCGGATAAACGGCCCGATATTTATCAGGTGTCTCACTTTGCTTTCCGACTTGCTCGACGTGAATGTCCTGTCCAAAACACACag aaTTCCCCTCTTCCCACCAAGCTCCCTGAGCCAATAAGAGCAAGTGAGGCAGCAGCGGCAAAGAAGAGCCAAACACAGACCAAGGCCAG actcaCAGATCCCATTCCCACTACTGAGACATCCATCACACCACGTCAGAGGCCCAAAGCTGCTCAGGCTCAGCCAATAGGGGGTGTCCTGCAAATCCAACCTGCTGCACTCACACCACGCAAGAGAGGTACACCTATacactcag CTGTGAGTGTGAATTTGGCCCAGCCAGCCGCAGCACTGCAGTCCCAGATGACACACTCCTCTACCCAGCCTCAGCACAAACAG CCTGTGCAGCCAATCCCAGTCTCAATACCTGTATCCGGAAGTGTAACTCCACCggtgacaagccccgcccctccAGCAGTAACAAGTCCTGCTCCTCAGAAAACCACGCCCACTCCGTCGAGTCCGGTTCCACCCACTGCTCCAGCACGTAGTGCCAAgcgcaaacaacaacaacaacaaactcaACAGCCACCAGCACAACATCAAATACAGCCTCTTGCAGCACAGCCACTTGAAGCCATGCCTACACCCACCCCACCTGTCCAGCCCTCTGCTGGGGAAATG CCTACCAATATGGGCCTCTCCCAAACCCCGCCTTCTTCCCCAAAGACCCAGAAGGCAGGGCATCGACGCATCCagagtgatgtcacacacagtGCAATGGTTGGTGTGTCCGCAAGCCAGTCAACGCAGCAGCTACAGGCTGCTACAGCTGAGGCGAACCTCAACAAATCCAA GTCAGCCAGCGCCACTCCATCCAACTCACCACAGTCTTCCCAGCAGAGTGTGTATGAATCCGGTCAGCAGTGTGGAGCCACCACTTCTGTCCCAAATCTTGTCACCACTTCTACTCAAAGTCTTGCCACTTCTTCTGCCCCTCCTGCCCCGAGTCTAAGCACACCTTCCGCTCAGAGTCTTGGCACCACAGCTGCTTTGAGTCTTGGTGCCCTGGACCAGCCGTCCTGGAACCCCTTCGGAGATGACAACTTCTCCAAACTGACTGCAGAGGAACTGCTTAACAAAAACTTTAGCAAACTCTCCAAAG aaaCTGCAGAGCCTCCAAGCATTTGCACAGAGGAACTTCTCCCTGGACTGGACTCTGTTGAACCCATTACTCAGCcttcag CTGAAAGACCTGCTGATATCCTGGGGTTGGATTCAGGTGCTGATTTGCTGGCAGTACCCG AAAAGCTAATAGAAGGTCTGAAGTCTCCAGACGCGTCTCTTATGCTGCCTGATCTCCTGTCACTGTCTGACCCATTCGGCAGTTCTGTAGAAGACATGAGAGATG GAAgtgctgaggtgtgtgtggactCGCTGATTCCAGGGCTGGAGGCTCCTCAGGTTCATTCCGTGCAGTCGGATGCAGTGAGGACAG ACACTCTGAGTGGAGAAGACTCTCTATTGGGCAGTCCGTTCTCCTCTGGCCCCGCCCCCTATCTAGATGAATTTGCACCGGTGTCAGGTGGATCTGTCCACAGCATGACAG ACTCGACATGCTTGATCTCTGGCTTTGAGCCACCAGGTTCAGACAAAAGTGCAGATGACGAGTTTGACCCGATCCCAGTGCTCGTCTCCAAAACGTCTCAAG